A single window of Candidatus Binatia bacterium DNA harbors:
- a CDS encoding PEP-CTERM sorting domain-containing protein has protein sequence MIFSRRPHFALLGAAVFLFGFPAAASASITFGELTNFDVFNDTGEDCHGFEIELDGISSQNVVYEFGQQRYGNPVVVDFAGGVYVRYESAFDAGAQAFLQATPQAPAVITPTNGHACWTGGSVDYLTSGCEHFGVSLTASPTNTVYRWLVADPANPGTLKVSGTSVNIPAPVWNVTPPPPQLPDQIHPVVAAVIEPPEPLGFQFGDAIWMKVFVTESPDPAELDHLVSDDPRVPDEAAEVETEWQLLQSEVGVPHEAEASKQIGEGNESVTRRYEFYAYTGEYDAESHEAKPVSDGNPAAGDLGNYLGAQMAAVNVGAVVSPTTTTTTTTTSSSSTSSTVPVAICGDANDDTHINAGDALVALHAAVGSVVCALDRCDVDHSGSVTASDALRILKAAVGQPIVLDCVP, from the coding sequence TTGATCTTCTCGCGACGTCCCCATTTCGCGCTGCTCGGCGCCGCTGTGTTCCTCTTCGGGTTTCCCGCGGCGGCAAGCGCGTCGATCACGTTCGGCGAGCTGACCAACTTCGACGTCTTCAACGATACCGGCGAAGACTGCCACGGGTTCGAAATCGAGCTCGACGGCATCAGCAGCCAGAACGTCGTCTACGAGTTCGGACAGCAGCGCTACGGCAACCCGGTCGTCGTCGATTTCGCGGGCGGGGTCTACGTACGCTACGAAAGCGCTTTCGATGCCGGAGCCCAGGCGTTTCTTCAGGCGACGCCCCAGGCTCCGGCTGTCATCACGCCGACCAACGGTCACGCCTGCTGGACCGGCGGCTCCGTCGATTACCTGACGAGCGGTTGCGAGCACTTCGGTGTCTCCCTCACCGCCAGTCCGACGAATACCGTCTATCGATGGCTGGTCGCCGATCCGGCCAATCCCGGAACGCTCAAGGTTTCGGGCACGAGCGTCAACATTCCCGCGCCGGTGTGGAACGTGACGCCGCCGCCTCCGCAGCTTCCTGATCAGATTCATCCTGTCGTCGCGGCCGTCATCGAGCCGCCGGAGCCGCTCGGATTCCAGTTCGGCGATGCGATCTGGATGAAAGTTTTCGTCACCGAGTCCCCCGATCCGGCCGAGCTCGACCACCTGGTTTCCGACGATCCGCGTGTGCCCGACGAAGCGGCCGAGGTGGAGACCGAATGGCAGCTGCTGCAGTCGGAAGTGGGAGTTCCCCACGAGGCGGAAGCTTCGAAACAGATCGGTGAAGGCAACGAGTCGGTGACGCGTCGCTACGAATTCTACGCGTACACCGGCGAATACGATGCGGAGAGCCACGAGGCGAAGCCGGTGAGCGACGGGAATCCGGCGGCCGGCGACCTCGGCAATTATCTCGGTGCGCAGATGGCCGCCGTCAACGTCGGGGCTGTCGTTTCCCCGACCACGACCACGACGACTACTACGACCTCCTCCTCGTCCACGTCGTCGACGGTTCCGGTGGCCATCTGCGGAGATGCAAACGACGACACGCACATCAATGCGGGCGATGCACTGGTCGCGCTTCACGCGGCGGTGGGGTCGGTGGTCTGCGCCCTCGATCGCTGCGACGTCGACCACAGCGGATCCGTGACGGCATCGGATGCGCTTCGGATCCTCAAGGCCGCAGTCGGCCAGCCAATCGTGCTGGACTGCGTGCCCTAG
- a CDS encoding DUF4336 domain-containing protein → MSQHRSLADRLMQHLRPRPVPGFAPPACELDRGIWTLERQLRMPGGPVLPSRTTILRLASGGLVVISPPARIAEDGADDLDAIGEVRYVVAPNSFHYVYCAEFLRRYPRASLLVTPGLSQRVPSLPEAIELGPRAPEEWNGQIEVAVLGPLRGLSETAFFHCESGSLILTDVAFHMTRFARGFDRVAWRLSGVPAGFGPSRTARTLLLTDRTQVAAFLERLLAWPLRRIVVAHGEVIAEDAGARLRDAFHTYLAGG, encoded by the coding sequence ATGAGCCAGCACCGTTCCCTTGCCGATCGCCTGATGCAGCACCTGAGGCCGAGGCCGGTGCCCGGCTTCGCTCCGCCTGCGTGCGAGCTCGATCGCGGAATCTGGACGCTCGAGCGACAGCTTCGCATGCCCGGCGGCCCCGTGCTGCCGAGCCGCACGACGATCCTGCGGCTGGCGAGCGGCGGCCTCGTCGTCATATCGCCTCCCGCGCGCATCGCCGAAGACGGCGCCGACGACCTCGATGCAATCGGAGAGGTTCGCTACGTCGTCGCGCCGAACTCGTTTCACTACGTGTACTGCGCCGAGTTCCTTCGCCGTTATCCGCGCGCGTCCCTGCTCGTGACGCCGGGGCTGTCGCAGCGCGTGCCGTCGCTGCCCGAAGCGATCGAGCTCGGGCCGCGGGCGCCCGAGGAGTGGAACGGGCAAATCGAGGTCGCCGTTCTCGGTCCACTGCGGGGTCTTTCGGAGACGGCGTTCTTTCACTGCGAAAGCGGGTCGCTGATTTTGACGGATGTCGCGTTCCACATGACGCGCTTCGCGCGAGGGTTCGATCGCGTTGCGTGGCGACTGTCCGGAGTTCCCGCCGGATTCGGACCGAGCCGCACCGCAAGGACCCTGCTGCTGACCGACCGCACGCAGGTCGCGGCTTTCCTGGAACGCCTGCTCGCATGGCCGCTGCGCCGCATCGTGGTGGCGCACGGCGAAGTGATTGCCGAGGACGCCGGCGCCCGGCTTCGCGACGCGTTTCACACGTACCTTGCGGGCGGCTGA
- a CDS encoding DUF2071 domain-containing protein: MTSSPHAIDVGPASPRAMLAPASESLAAPRFLTARWLRLVMVNFEVESAILQGCVPAGTELDSWNGRHFVSMVGFRFTDTRLLGFPVPLHRHFLEVNLRFYVRRIVEGEERRGVVFLKELVPRRALAWVARAVYNENYVATAMGSRDSGNEIEYWWMHRANRHRLGITVERDSYQPAPDSEERFITEHYWGYSRQRDGATMEYRVEHPVWKVWRGTACTFDCDVRSLYGPEFEEPLRRPPSSCFLADGSDIVVRRGVRLRR; this comes from the coding sequence ATGACTTCCAGTCCGCACGCGATCGATGTCGGCCCTGCTTCTCCTCGTGCGATGCTGGCACCCGCATCGGAAAGCCTCGCGGCACCGCGTTTTCTCACGGCACGCTGGCTGCGGCTGGTGATGGTCAATTTCGAAGTCGAATCTGCAATCCTGCAGGGCTGCGTGCCCGCCGGCACCGAACTCGACTCCTGGAACGGTCGCCACTTCGTCAGCATGGTCGGGTTCCGCTTCACCGATACGCGGCTGCTCGGTTTTCCGGTGCCGCTTCATCGTCATTTTCTCGAAGTCAACCTTCGATTCTACGTGCGACGCATCGTCGAGGGAGAAGAACGGCGTGGTGTGGTGTTCCTCAAGGAACTGGTCCCGCGGCGCGCCCTGGCCTGGGTAGCCAGGGCCGTCTACAACGAAAACTATGTCGCGACTGCGATGGGAAGCCGCGATTCGGGCAACGAGATCGAGTACTGGTGGATGCACCGCGCAAACCGGCATCGTCTCGGCATCACGGTGGAGCGTGACTCGTACCAGCCGGCTCCCGATTCCGAGGAGCGATTCATCACGGAGCATTACTGGGGATATTCGCGCCAGCGCGACGGCGCGACGATGGAATATCGGGTCGAGCATCCGGTCTGGAAGGTCTGGCGGGGTACGGCTTGCACTTTCGATTGCGACGTCCGGTCTCTGTACGGACCGGAATTCGAAGAGCCGCTTCGGAGGCCGCCGTCTTCCTGCTTTCTCGCGGACGGCTCCGATATCGTCGTGAGGCGCGGCGTGCGGCTGCGCCGGTGA
- the prfB gene encoding peptide chain release factor 2 (programmed frameshift), whose product MAKVDPEIRTRVTALEERVELLGRRLDVDALRKRFDELDARSQDPSLWNDREAAGSVLRERSGLESKISHFQSIRKAGDDIAVYLELADEGDGEALSELLQQLAECEKKLDEIELQQMLSGEYDRSNAIVEIRPGTGGTESQDFAEMLLRMYLRWTERHGLKATLTEIQPGEGAGIKVASLIIEGEYSYGYMRAEAGIHRLVRISPFDNAGRRHTSFASVMVWPEIDDTIEIDIRDEDLRVDTYRAGGAGGQHINKTDSAVRLTHLPTGLVVACQNERSQHKNKAFAMKMLASRLYELERRKQEQKMAELGTTKVEAGFGSQIRNYVLAPYRLVKDVRTGYEVGNADAVLDGDIDGFITEYLMQSSQGKIGAVRGAAAR is encoded by the exons ATGGCGAAGGTCGATCCCGAAATCCGCACGCGAGTGACCGCCCTCGAGGAGAGAGTCGAGCTCCTCGGGCGGCGCCTT GACGTAGACGCACTCCGGAAGCGCTTCGACGAGCTCGATGCGCGCAGCCAGGACCCCTCCCTCTGGAATGATCGCGAAGCCGCCGGCTCGGTGCTGCGCGAGCGCTCGGGCCTGGAATCGAAGATCTCCCACTTCCAGTCGATCCGTAAAGCGGGCGACGACATCGCCGTCTACCTCGAGCTCGCCGACGAAGGCGACGGGGAAGCGCTGTCCGAGCTGCTGCAGCAACTTGCCGAGTGCGAAAAGAAGCTCGACGAGATCGAGTTGCAGCAGATGCTGTCGGGCGAGTACGACCGCAGCAACGCGATCGTCGAGATCCGCCCCGGAACCGGCGGCACCGAAAGCCAGGACTTCGCCGAGATGCTGCTGCGCATGTACCTGCGCTGGACGGAGCGGCACGGCCTGAAAGCGACTCTGACGGAGATCCAGCCCGGCGAGGGCGCGGGAATCAAGGTCGCCTCGCTGATCATCGAAGGCGAGTATTCGTACGGCTACATGCGCGCCGAGGCCGGCATTCACCGCCTCGTGCGCATCTCGCCGTTCGACAATGCCGGGCGGCGCCATACCTCGTTCGCCTCGGTGATGGTGTGGCCCGAGATCGACGACACGATCGAGATCGACATCCGCGACGAGGATCTGCGCGTCGACACTTACCGCGCCGGCGGCGCGGGCGGCCAGCACATCAACAAGACCGATTCGGCGGTGCGCCTGACGCACCTTCCGACGGGCCTCGTCGTCGCGTGCCAGAACGAGCGCTCCCAGCACAAGAACAAGGCCTTCGCCATGAAGATGCTCGCGTCGCGCCTGTACGAGCTCGAACGGCGGAAGCAGGAGCAGAAAATGGCCGAGCTCGGCACCACGAAAGTGGAAGCCGGCTTCGGCAGCCAGATCCGCAACTACGTGTTGGCGCCGTACCGCCTCGTCAAGGACGTTCGCACCGGCTACGAAGTCGGCAATGCGGATGCCGTGCTCGACGGCGACATCGACGGTTTCATCACCGAGTACCTGATGCAGTCGTCGCAGGGCAAGATCGGCGCCGTACGCGGCGCGGCGGCGCGCTAG
- the lnt gene encoding apolipoprotein N-acyltransferase, with product MSVTAGAQTEAVVLTTPRRIALAILSGLLLAAAFPSASQGWAAWIGLVPLLVAMRGLRPWRAAALAWITGFLWQVSTIYWIPATISNFTRISPLIAKSLLLMLAAFSAYPFVILAFACEWAAAAGLSRLVVAPLVWPFAEWLRVVVIAGFPWNPLGNSQIVYPVMAQAADIGSVYLLSSILVLANAAIAEAVARRGAVPREGKGKGAAASPAARAVAIAAACPLFLFAYGTWRLHELSSTAYTGAVRIGIVQGNIAQDQKWNATLRDHILTTYLDLTGKAASDGAQLVVWPEAALPFYIQRDMHSLELTKIARERHIDLLVGAPGIEEHEGKPPTPYNQAWLVRNDGSLEGPYDKIQLVPFGEYIPLYGLFGMVDIAVQAVGQLGQGQDLTVFESVDLSAPPQSQAGAAPTEDGHPRQARFSTLICYEGIFPSLTRQFAAQGLDFLVNISNDAWYGDTSAPHQHLAMAAMRAIENRLPMVRSTNTGISAFIDDTGRVGGTTPLFQQAYEVETVKTRQVWSFYRIYGDVFLYLCQAATLAIVFVTVRRRRAAA from the coding sequence GTGAGCGTGACAGCAGGCGCGCAGACGGAGGCGGTGGTCCTGACGACGCCGCGCCGGATCGCGCTCGCGATTCTCAGCGGTCTTCTTCTTGCCGCTGCGTTCCCGAGCGCGAGCCAGGGCTGGGCGGCGTGGATCGGCCTGGTCCCCCTGCTGGTTGCGATGCGGGGCCTCAGGCCCTGGCGCGCAGCGGCGCTCGCGTGGATTACCGGCTTTTTGTGGCAGGTATCGACGATCTACTGGATTCCCGCGACGATCAGCAATTTCACGCGCATCTCGCCGCTGATCGCCAAGAGCCTGCTGCTGATGCTCGCAGCATTCTCGGCCTACCCGTTCGTGATCCTCGCGTTCGCCTGCGAGTGGGCCGCTGCAGCCGGCCTGTCGCGCCTCGTCGTCGCTCCGCTGGTGTGGCCGTTTGCCGAGTGGCTGCGCGTCGTCGTGATTGCCGGCTTTCCGTGGAATCCCCTCGGCAACAGCCAGATCGTCTATCCGGTGATGGCGCAGGCCGCCGACATCGGCAGCGTCTACCTGCTTTCGTCGATCCTCGTGCTGGCCAACGCGGCGATCGCGGAGGCCGTTGCCAGGCGCGGCGCAGTGCCACGCGAAGGCAAAGGCAAGGGTGCAGCGGCATCGCCGGCTGCGCGCGCGGTCGCGATCGCTGCAGCGTGCCCGTTGTTCCTGTTCGCCTACGGCACCTGGCGCCTGCACGAGTTGAGCTCGACTGCGTACACGGGCGCAGTGCGCATCGGCATCGTGCAGGGCAACATCGCGCAGGACCAGAAATGGAACGCGACGCTGCGCGACCACATCCTTACGACGTACCTCGATCTTACCGGCAAGGCCGCGTCCGACGGCGCCCAGCTCGTCGTGTGGCCCGAGGCGGCGCTGCCGTTCTACATCCAGCGCGACATGCATTCGCTCGAGCTGACGAAAATCGCGCGCGAGCGCCACATCGACCTGCTCGTCGGCGCACCCGGCATCGAAGAGCACGAAGGAAAGCCGCCGACTCCGTACAACCAGGCATGGCTCGTCCGCAACGACGGCAGCCTCGAAGGGCCCTACGACAAGATCCAGCTCGTGCCGTTCGGCGAATACATCCCGCTTTACGGCCTGTTCGGCATGGTCGATATCGCCGTGCAGGCCGTCGGCCAGCTCGGCCAGGGACAGGACCTGACGGTGTTCGAAAGCGTCGATCTTTCTGCGCCGCCGCAGTCGCAGGCCGGCGCAGCGCCGACCGAGGACGGGCACCCGCGCCAGGCGCGCTTTTCGACGCTGATCTGCTACGAGGGGATCTTTCCGTCGCTGACGCGCCAATTCGCAGCTCAGGGCCTCGATTTCCTCGTCAACATCAGCAACGACGCGTGGTACGGCGACACGTCGGCGCCTCACCAGCACCTTGCGATGGCCGCGATGCGCGCAATCGAAAACCGACTTCCGATGGTGCGCTCGACCAACACCGGCATCTCCGCGTTCATCGACGACACTGGACGCGTCGGCGGCACGACGCCCCTGTTCCAGCAGGCCTACGAAGTCGAGACGGTCAAGACACGCCAGGTGTGGTCGTTCTACCGGATCTATGGAGACGTGTTCCTGTACCTGTGCCAGGCGGCAACGTTGGCCATCGTATTCGTGACCGTTCGCCGCCGCAGGGCCGCCGCCTGA
- the ybeY gene encoding rRNA maturation RNase YbeY, translated as MPVEVIDESGGQAADSLVAQIHAAAGVILGALGHRDKELGVSLVDDARIRALNRQWRAKDAATDVLSFSQLEGESVAGPMLGDVVISLETMRRQAGAGGWSEAEETVRLLLHGVLHLAGHDHERDSDAAAMRAEERRVIALLAARGIACAADEDVA; from the coding sequence ATGCCGGTCGAAGTCATCGATGAAAGCGGCGGGCAGGCCGCCGACAGCCTCGTCGCGCAGATCCATGCCGCGGCCGGGGTGATCCTCGGTGCCCTCGGCCACCGCGACAAGGAACTCGGCGTCTCGCTGGTCGACGATGCCCGCATCCGCGCGCTCAACCGCCAGTGGCGCGCGAAGGACGCTGCCACCGACGTGCTGTCGTTCTCCCAGCTCGAAGGCGAGAGCGTTGCCGGACCTATGCTCGGCGACGTCGTGATCTCGCTCGAGACGATGCGCCGGCAAGCCGGCGCCGGCGGATGGAGCGAGGCCGAAGAGACGGTGCGCCTGCTGCTCCACGGCGTGCTTCATCTTGCAGGGCACGACCACGAACGGGATTCGGACGCCGCGGCGATGCGCGCCGAGGAGCGGCGCGTGATTGCGCTGCTTGCCGCACGCGGCATCGCTTGTGCCGCCGACGAGGACGTTGCGTGA
- a CDS encoding PhoH family protein, which produces MHELFGSHDENVRTLERALEVRVAITEDGLRIDGEDHQKELAARVLRELYGFTTQGRTVGPDDVTRAIEILGASKSASLADMYRRPVYVSPRGKEIAPKTTNQRLYVEAIRTHDLTFGIGPAGTGKTYLAMAMAVADLFRGKYSRIILTRPAVEAGEKLGFLPGDLAEKVNPYLRPLYDALHDMVSLEKAQTMIERGTIEVAPLAFMRGRTLNNAFVILDEAQNTTREQMKMFLTRLGFESKAVVTGDITQVDLPTAQVSGLHDAWKILGSIQDIAFVEFGDRDVVRHPLVKRIISAYEKLTPSRRKTS; this is translated from the coding sequence TACGCTGGAAAGGGCCCTCGAGGTTCGCGTGGCCATCACCGAGGACGGCCTGCGCATCGACGGCGAGGATCACCAGAAAGAGCTGGCGGCCCGGGTGCTGCGCGAGCTGTACGGCTTTACCACCCAGGGGCGCACCGTCGGACCCGACGACGTCACGCGCGCCATCGAGATCCTCGGCGCCAGCAAGAGCGCATCGCTGGCCGACATGTACCGGCGGCCGGTTTACGTTTCTCCGCGCGGCAAGGAGATCGCGCCGAAAACGACGAACCAGCGTCTGTACGTCGAGGCGATCCGCACCCACGACCTCACGTTCGGCATCGGGCCGGCCGGAACCGGCAAGACGTATCTGGCGATGGCGATGGCGGTAGCCGACCTGTTCCGCGGAAAATACTCGCGCATCATCCTGACGCGCCCCGCGGTGGAAGCCGGCGAGAAGCTCGGGTTCCTTCCGGGCGACCTTGCCGAAAAGGTCAACCCTTACCTTCGGCCGTTGTACGATGCGCTGCACGACATGGTCAGCCTCGAAAAGGCACAGACGATGATCGAGCGCGGCACCATCGAAGTGGCGCCGCTGGCATTCATGCGCGGGCGCACGCTGAACAACGCGTTCGTGATCCTCGACGAAGCGCAGAACACGACGCGCGAACAGATGAAGATGTTCCTGACCCGCCTCGGGTTCGAATCCAAGGCGGTGGTCACCGGCGACATCACGCAGGTCGATCTTCCGACGGCCCAGGTGTCGGGGCTGCACGACGCGTGGAAGATCCTCGGCAGCATCCAGGACATCGCGTTCGTCGAATTTGGCGATCGCGACGTCGTGAGGCATCCTCTCGTCAAGCGCATCATCAGCGCCTACGAAAAGCTGACGCCGTCGCGGCGCAAGACGTCCTGA